Genomic window (Rathayibacter sp. VKM Ac-2760):
AGGAGGAGGGCGGTTCGCGTCTCCGGGGCTCGCGTCGTCATGCCGCCAGGCTAGGGCGCGTCAGTCGAGACTCGGGTCCCGGCCGGTGCGCTCGCCGGTCGCCAGTGCGCGGATTCCTGCCAGATCCTCGTCGTCGAGGGCGAAGCCGAACACGTCGAGGTTCTCCCGGATCCGCTCCGGCGTCACCGACTTCGGGATCACGACGACCCCGAGCTGCACGTGCCAGCGCAGCACGACCTGCGCGGGCGAGACGCCGTGCTTCGCGGCGATCGCGGCGAGCACGGGCTCGTCGAGCAGCCGGCCGCGGGCCAGCGGCGACCAGGCCTGCGTGACGATGCCGTGCGCCTCGTCGAAGGCGCGCAGCTCGTCCTGGGGGAGCCGCGGGTGCAGCTCGACCTGGTTGATCGCGGGGACGACCTCGGTCTCGCCGAGCAGACGCTCCAGGTGCTCGATCGCGAAGTTCGAGACGCCGATCGAGCGCGCCCGGCCCTCCTGGCGGATCCGCTCGAGCGCGCGATAGGTGTCGACGTAGCGGTCGCGGGAGGGGATCGGCCAGTGCACCAGGTAGAGATCGACGTAGTCGGTGCCGAGCAGCTCGAGGCTGCGGTCGAAGGCCTCGAGGGTCTCGTCGAAGCCGTGGTCGTCGTTCCAGACCTTGGTGGTGACGAAGACCTGCTCGCGGGGCAGGCCGCTGGCGCGGATCCCCTCGCCGACGCCGCGCTCGTTGCCGTAGAGGGTCGCCGTGTCGACGTGCCGGTACCCGGCCTCGAGCGCCGTGGCGACCGTGCGCGCCGCCTCGTCGTCGCCGACCTTGTACACCCCGAGCCCGACCTGCGGGATCGCCCGCCCGTCGTTCAACGCAACCAGTGGAACGCTCATGGCACCCATTCCCCTCCGCGAGATGCCACTTGTGCGCACGACACGCCGCGGAAGCCGCTCACAAGTGGCATCTCGCGGCAGCGCTCAGAGGTGCCAGTGCAGCTCGCCGTGCGGGCCGACGCGGACGGTGTCCTCGATCAGCGCGGCGAGGCCGGCGACGCCGAAGAGGAGGCGGCGGTCGTCGCGCGCCGCCTGGCTCGAGTGGACGAAGCGGCGGACGGCGAAGTACTCGTCGTGACCGGGCTGCAGCCCGTCGACCAGGCCGTGCTCACCCAGGGCGCGCAGTCCGCGGGCCGGACGGCGCGCCGGGCCGAGTCCGAGCCAGAGCGAGCCGGTCTCGAGCAGCACGACCGTGCTCGGCACGATCGCGCCGGAGCGCAGGCGCCGCGCCGTGATCTGCCAGCCGAAGCCGAGGTGGTGCACCCGGATCGGGTGCGGTCCACGCCAGGCGTGCGAGGGGTCCTCGGCGCGGTAGTAGACGGGGCTGGGCCGGAACGAGCCCTGCCAGAGCGCCGCGGCGAGCTCGGCGGTCCACTCCGGCGTCTCGGGGTCTGCCCACGGGTCGAGGACGTGCGCCTGCTCCGCCTCGCGCTGATGCTGGCGGACGAGCTCCTCCGCGTCTTCGCGCAGTCCCATCATCGGCTCCCCCGTCTCCTCGGCGACCCCCACCCTAAGGGGGACAGCCTGGGAGCTCCAGGGGAGCCCGGTCGGAGCGGGGTGGGCGCCGCCTCCGAGCGCCGGAGTCAGGTGGGCAGCTCGACCGGCTCGGTGTCCGGCAGCGGGCTCGCGTCGCGTCCGCGCAGATCGGGGTGGTAGCGGCGGCCGAGCGCCGGGACCAGGAAGCCGACGAAGGCGAACACCGCGGCGACGGCGATCGCGGCGGTCGGTCCGGAGCGGTCGATCTGCACGCCGGCGATCGCCGAGCCGAGCGCCGCGCCGATCAGCTGACCCGTTCCGACCCAGCCGTACGCCTCCGCCGTGTCCGAGAACTTCACGCTCGCGGCCGTGATCGTGAAGAGCGCGGCGAGGGCCGGCGCGATGCCGACGCCGGCCAGGAAGAGCGTGATCGAGAGCCACCAGAAGTCGGTGGAGAACGCGGCGAGACCCATGCCGACGGTGACGATCAGCATCCGCCGCGCGGTGGCCCAGCGGCTGATCGGGATGTGGCCGAGGGTGAGTCCGCCGACCAGCGACCCGGCCGCGAAGACGGCCAGGACGACGCCCGACTCCACCCCGCCCTCGCCGAAGACGGCGACGACACCCGCCTCGACCGCGGCGCAGGCGCCGACGAGCAGGAAGCCGACGACCGTCGCGAGCAGCACCGGCGGCTTGGTCAGCACGACACCGAGCTTCCGCCGCGAGCGCGGGATGCGGACGCGGCCGACCTCGGGCGAGGCGATGAACCAGATGCCACCGCCGACCAGGAAGAACGCCGCGGTGAGGATGCCCGCGACGGTGGAGATCTGGATCGACACGAACGTGGTCAGCACCGGGCCGAGCACCCAGATGATCTCCTGCGCGGAGGCGTCCAGCGAGAAGAGCGGGGTCAGCTGCGAGCTGGGCACCATCTTCGGGTAGATCGTGCGGACGGCGGGCTGCACCGGCGGCATGCTGAGGCCCGCGACGAAGCCGATGACGACGAACTGCCAGATCTCCAGCGGCAGCAGCGCCATCGCGATGATCGCGGCGGCGCAGACGATCAGGGTGGCGGTGAGCACGCGGCGCATCCCGAGCCGGCCCATCAGCCGGCTGGTCAGCGGACCGGCGATGGCCTGGCCGATCGACATCGAGCCCAGCACCAGTCCGGCCGCGGCGTAGGAGTCGTGCACGCGCTCCACGTGCAGCAGGAACGCGAGCGAGAGCATCCCGAACGGGAAGCGCGCGGTGAGCTGAGCCGCGATGATGCGACCCACGCCGGGGGTTCTCAGGAGTTCGGTGTAGCTGCCCACCGGACGACACTAGCGGCCCGCGGAGGCCCGCCGGCGTCGTCCGCCGAACCCGTCGGCGGCGACTCCGGTCAGCCCGCGAGGACCTTCCGGATCCGCTGCAGCGAGACGCTCTCGACGGTGCCCAGGCTCTGCGCGAAGAAGCTGATCCGCAGCTCCTCGATCAGCCAGCGGGCGCGGACCAGGCGCTCCGGCGCGTGCGGCGGCAGCGGGATCGTGCCGCCCGCGGAGCGGTAGAGCTCCTGCGCCGCCTGCACCTCGTTCAGCCAGACCCGGTCGCGGCCGACGTTCTCGCCGATCTTGCCGAAGCGCTCGGTGATGCCGCCGAGGTAGCGGGGCAGGTGCCGCAGCCGCTCGAGGCCGGTCGCGGAGACGAAGCCCGGATGCACGAGCCCGGTCAGCTGCTCGCGGGCGTCGGTCAGCGCGGGGAGCAGCGCCATGCTCGTCGAGGCCTTGAGCGCCTTCTCGACCCCGCGCGCCGTGGTGAGGATCGTGGTGACCGTCTTCACCGTCTCGAACATCGAGTCCATCACGCTGCCCGAGACCCGGTCGCGCACCGCGTCGAACTCGGCGCGGAGGAAGAGCATGCCGTCCGGCTTCATCCGCCAGAGCACCGCGTCGACGCAGGCGAGCAGGCAGTCGGTGAACAGCGCGGTGGTGTTCTGGTACGGGCTCTGCGCGAGCACGAGCTTCTCGTTCGCCGTCAGGTACTGCTGCACGTACGCGACCGGGCTGGGCGTGGCGAGCAGCAGCAGCCGGCGGACGCCGCGCGGGTGCTCGCGCGCCTGGTCCTCGGCGGTGGCGAGCAGGCGGATCGAGACCGAGTCGCCGTCGTCGATCAGCGCCGGATAGGCGCGGATCGTGTTGCCGCCCTGCCGGGTGTCGGTGACGCGGGGGAGCTCCGCCATGTCCCAGGTCTTGATTCCCCGCCGCTCCAGAGCGTCGGGCACGCGCGCCTCGACCACCCGGGCGACCTCGTCGCGGACCCGGCCGCGCAGCCGCTCGGCGAGCGGTGCCAGCTCCTTGCCCGCGGCGACGGTGCGGCCGCGCTCGTCCGCGATCGCGAAGGTGACGCGGAGGTGCGCGGGGATGCGCTCGAGATCGAAGTCGGCGGCGTCGATCACGACACCGGCCTCGCGGCGGATCGCGCCGGCCAGGGTCGCGGCGAACGACTCCGTCGGCGGATTCGGCACGTCCTGGGGGAGCGCGGCGGTGAGCTTGCGCGCCCAGTCGTTCGCGGGGACGACGTTCCGGCGCAGGTGCTTGGGCAGCGCCTTGATCATCGCGGTGACGAGCTCGGCGCGCAGCCCCGGCACCAGCCAGTCGAAGCCGAGCGGAGTGACCCGCGGCAGCAGCGCGAGCGGCACGTGCACGGTGACACCGTCCTCCTCCGTGCCCGGCTCGAAGCGGTAGGAGAGCCGGAAGCGCTGGTCCGCCTGGCGCCACTGGGTCGGGAACGCGGTCTCGTCGATCTGCTCCGCGTCCTCGGGCAGGAGGGTCTCCTGCGTCATCGTCAGCAGGTCGGGCTCGTCGTGCTGGGCGGTGCGCCACCAGGAGTCGAAGGAGCGGACCGAGGTGATGTCGCGCGGCACCCGGCGGTCGTAGAAGTCGAAGACGGCCTCGTCGTCGACGAGCAGGTCGCGGCGGCGGGTGCGCTCCTCGAGCCGCTCGAGCTCGGCGCGCAGGGCCCGGTTCTTGCGGTCGAAGGCGTGCCGAGCGTCCCACTCGCCCTCGACGAGCGCGTGCCGGATGAACAGCTCGCGGGCGTAGCCGGCGTCGATCCGGGAGAACTGCACGCGGCGGCGGGCGATGATCGGCACGCCGTAGAGCGTGACCTTCTCGTAGGCGACGGCCGCGCCCTGCGCCTTCTCCCAGTGCGGCTCGCTGAACTGCCGCTTCACCAGGTCGCCGGCGATCGCCTCGGCCCAGGCCGGATCGATCGCGGCGTTGGAGCGGGCGAAGAGCTTGCTCGTCTCGACCAGCTCGGCGCTCATCAGGGCGTCGGGCTGCTTCTTCGCCAGCGCGCTGCCGGGGAAGATCGAGAACTTCGCGTTGCGCGCGCCGACGTACTGGACGCTCTGGCGCTCGCGGTTCTTGGCCGCACGCTGCGCCTGCTGCGAGGTGGTGTCCTTGATGCCCAGGTGCGAGAGCAGGCCGGCGAGCAGGCTGCGGTGGATGCCGTCCGGGTCGACCTTCGGATCGGCGAGCTCGAGCTTGAGCGGCCGGGCCAGCTGACGCAGCTGGCGGAAGACGTCCTGCCACTCGCGCACCCGCAGGTAGTTGAGGTACTCGGCCTTGCAGAGCCGGCGGAAGGCGCTGGAGGAGAGCTCGGCCTGCTTCTCCTCCACGTAGTTCCAGAGGTTGAGCAGGGTGAGGAAGTCGCTGGTCGGGTCGACGAAGCGGGCGTGCTGCTGGTCGGCCTGCGCGCGGCGCTCGAGCGGGCGCTCCCGGACGTCCTGGATCGTCAGCCCGGCGACGATCGCCATCACCTCGCGGCTGACGTCGTGCTTGCGCGACTCGATCACCATCCGCCCGAACCGCGGATCGATCGGCAGCCTGGCGAGATCCCGCCCGATCCTCGTCAGCTGAGGCGCCTTGCCGGCCCCCCGCGAGATGCCACTTGTGCTCGCCTTCTCCGGCGTGTCGCGTACTGAAGTGGCATCTCGCGGAGCGGCGATCGCGCCGAGCTCCGTGAGGAGGTCGAGGCCGTCCTTGATGCCGCGGGAATCCGGCGGCGTCAGGAACGGGAAGCCGGCGATGTCGCCGAGGCCGAGCGAGATCATCTGCAGGATGACGGCGGCCAGGCCCGTGCGCAGGATCTCGGGATCGGTGAACTCGGGGCGGCGGGCGAAGTCCTCCTCCGAGTAGAGCCGGATCGCGATGCCGGCGCTCGTGCGGCCGGAGCGGCCGGAGCGCTGATTCGCCGACGCCTGCGAGATCGCCTCGATCGGCAGGCGCTGCACCTTGGAGCGCGCGCTGTAGCGCGAGATGCGGGCGGTGCCGCCGTCGATCACGTAGCGGATGCCGGGGACGGTGAGGCTCGTCTCGGCGACGTTGGTCGCCAGGACCACGCGCCGCCGGACGCCCGGGGTGCGCCCCTTCTCGAAGACGCGGTGCTGATCCGCGGCCGACAGCCGGCCGTAGAGGGGGAGGACCTCGGTGCCGGGGATGTTCCGCCCGCGGATGGCGTCCTCGGCGTCGCGGATCTCGTTCTCGCCGGAGAGGAAGACGAGGACGTCGCCCTGGTCCTCGCGCGCCAGCTCGGCGAGCGCGTCGGCGATGCCCGTCATCAGGTCGCGGCTGCCGCTCGTGGCGTCGGGGACGTCGGTGTCGTCCTCCTCCTCGGGCTCCTCGGCGACGAGCGGCCGGTAGCGTATCTCGACGGGGTAGGTGCGGCCGGAGACCTCGATGATCGGCGCGGGCTCTCCCGAGGCGTCCCGGAAGTGCTCGGCGAAGCTCTGCGGGTCGATCGTCGCGGACGTGATGATCAGCTTGAGGTCCGGGCGGCGCGGCAGCAGGCGGTGCAGGTAGCCGAGCAGGAAGTCGATGTTGAGGCTGCGCTCGTGCGCCTCGTCGATGATGATCGTGTCGTACCGGCTGAGCATCCGGTCGTGGTTCATCTCGTTGAGCAGGATGCCGTCGGTCATCAGCTTGATCCGGGTCGACGCGCTCGCCTTGTCGGTGAAGCGGACCTGGTAGCCGACGATCCCGCCGACCTCGTCGTCGAGCTCCTCGGCGATGCGCTCGGCGATGGTGCGGGCGGCGATGCGGCGGGGCTGGGTGTGCGCGATGCTCTCGCGGCCGAGCTCGAGGCAGATCTTCGGCAGCTGCGTCGTCTTGCCGGAGCCGGTGGCGCCGGCGACGATGACGACCTGGTGGTCGCGGATGGCGGCGGCGATGTCGTCCCTGCGCGCCGAGACGGGGAGTTCGGGAGGATACCGGATGCTGAGGACGTCTGACATGAGCCCTCCATCCTACGGCGCCGTGACATGATGCCCAGGTCTCCCGGCGGAATCCCGCGGGCGGCC
Coding sequences:
- a CDS encoding aldo/keto reductase encodes the protein MSVPLVALNDGRAIPQVGLGVYKVGDDEAARTVATALEAGYRHVDTATLYGNERGVGEGIRASGLPREQVFVTTKVWNDDHGFDETLEAFDRSLELLGTDYVDLYLVHWPIPSRDRYVDTYRALERIRQEGRARSIGVSNFAIEHLERLLGETEVVPAINQVELHPRLPQDELRAFDEAHGIVTQAWSPLARGRLLDEPVLAAIAAKHGVSPAQVVLRWHVQLGVVVIPKSVTPERIRENLDVFGFALDDEDLAGIRALATGERTGRDPSLD
- a CDS encoding MFS transporter produces the protein MGSYTELLRTPGVGRIIAAQLTARFPFGMLSLAFLLHVERVHDSYAAAGLVLGSMSIGQAIAGPLTSRLMGRLGMRRVLTATLIVCAAAIIAMALLPLEIWQFVVIGFVAGLSMPPVQPAVRTIYPKMVPSSQLTPLFSLDASAQEIIWVLGPVLTTFVSIQISTVAGILTAAFFLVGGGIWFIASPEVGRVRIPRSRRKLGVVLTKPPVLLATVVGFLLVGACAAVEAGVVAVFGEGGVESGVVLAVFAAGSLVGGLTLGHIPISRWATARRMLIVTVGMGLAAFSTDFWWLSITLFLAGVGIAPALAALFTITAASVKFSDTAEAYGWVGTGQLIGAALGSAIAGVQIDRSGPTAAIAVAAVFAFVGFLVPALGRRYHPDLRGRDASPLPDTEPVELPT
- the hrpA gene encoding ATP-dependent RNA helicase HrpA, with translation MSDVLSIRYPPELPVSARRDDIAAAIRDHQVVIVAGATGSGKTTQLPKICLELGRESIAHTQPRRIAARTIAERIAEELDDEVGGIVGYQVRFTDKASASTRIKLMTDGILLNEMNHDRMLSRYDTIIIDEAHERSLNIDFLLGYLHRLLPRRPDLKLIITSATIDPQSFAEHFRDASGEPAPIIEVSGRTYPVEIRYRPLVAEEPEEEDDTDVPDATSGSRDLMTGIADALAELAREDQGDVLVFLSGENEIRDAEDAIRGRNIPGTEVLPLYGRLSAADQHRVFEKGRTPGVRRRVVLATNVAETSLTVPGIRYVIDGGTARISRYSARSKVQRLPIEAISQASANQRSGRSGRTSAGIAIRLYSEEDFARRPEFTDPEILRTGLAAVILQMISLGLGDIAGFPFLTPPDSRGIKDGLDLLTELGAIAAPRDATSVRDTPEKASTSGISRGAGKAPQLTRIGRDLARLPIDPRFGRMVIESRKHDVSREVMAIVAGLTIQDVRERPLERRAQADQQHARFVDPTSDFLTLLNLWNYVEEKQAELSSSAFRRLCKAEYLNYLRVREWQDVFRQLRQLARPLKLELADPKVDPDGIHRSLLAGLLSHLGIKDTTSQQAQRAAKNRERQSVQYVGARNAKFSIFPGSALAKKQPDALMSAELVETSKLFARSNAAIDPAWAEAIAGDLVKRQFSEPHWEKAQGAAVAYEKVTLYGVPIIARRRVQFSRIDAGYARELFIRHALVEGEWDARHAFDRKNRALRAELERLEERTRRRDLLVDDEAVFDFYDRRVPRDITSVRSFDSWWRTAQHDEPDLLTMTQETLLPEDAEQIDETAFPTQWRQADQRFRLSYRFEPGTEEDGVTVHVPLALLPRVTPLGFDWLVPGLRAELVTAMIKALPKHLRRNVVPANDWARKLTAALPQDVPNPPTESFAATLAGAIRREAGVVIDAADFDLERIPAHLRVTFAIADERGRTVAAGKELAPLAERLRGRVRDEVARVVEARVPDALERRGIKTWDMAELPRVTDTRQGGNTIRAYPALIDDGDSVSIRLLATAEDQAREHPRGVRRLLLLATPSPVAYVQQYLTANEKLVLAQSPYQNTTALFTDCLLACVDAVLWRMKPDGMLFLRAEFDAVRDRVSGSVMDSMFETVKTVTTILTTARGVEKALKASTSMALLPALTDAREQLTGLVHPGFVSATGLERLRHLPRYLGGITERFGKIGENVGRDRVWLNEVQAAQELYRSAGGTIPLPPHAPERLVRARWLIEELRISFFAQSLGTVESVSLQRIRKVLAG